Below is a window of Acidimicrobiales bacterium DNA.
GACCGGTCCGCCCGCCGCGCGGCTCCCGGACGAGGTCCGCAGCCTGCTCTCCAGCTACCGCTCCGGCGTCCGCCGTGGACGCCTGGACGACATCGCAGACGAGTACTCGACGTCCCAGGAGGGGTCATGAACGAGGCCGACGGGCAGCGCAACCTGGACTGGATGGTCTCCACCTTCGTCCGCAAGGTGCCCGGCATCAAGGAGGCGGTCGTCGTCTCGTCCGACGGGCTCCTGCTGGCGCTGTCGCCCGGCCTCGAACGGGCCGGGGCCGACCGCTTCGCGGCGGTCGCCTCGGGCCTGATCGGGCTCGCCTACGGCGCCGTCGGGCCCCTGGGCGGCGGCAGGGTCAACGAGATCATCGTCGAGATGGAGCAGGCGTTCCTGCTCGTGACGTCCATCAGCGACGGCAGCTGCTTCGCCGTCGTCGCCTCCGCCGAGTGCGACATCGGCCTCGTCGGGTACGAGATGGCGCTGTTCGTGCGCCGGGCCGGCGCCATGCTCACCCCCGGGCTCCGGGCCGAGCTCCAGCGCGCCCTTCCGGGATAGGGCGTGGGCGTGAAGGCCTCGGGGCGGCTGCTCCGCCCGTACGCGATCACCGGTGGGCGCGCCCGGGCGTCGGCCCACCTCGCCATGGAGGCGCTGGTCGTGACGTCGGCCGACGACGCCGGCCGGGGCCGCCTGGTGCTGGAGCGGAGAACCGTCGCCGACCTGGCCGTCACGCCGATCTCCGTGGCGGAGATCTCGGCCCACCTGCAGGTCCCCCTGGGCGTCGCCCGTGTCCTGGTGAGCGACATGGCCGACGAGGGGCTCGTCCGCGTCCACCACGCCCGCGTCGACGGACGTCCCGACATCGCACTCCTGGAAAGGGTCCTCCATGGCATCCGTGCCCTCTGAGCCGGTCGCCGCCTCCGCGCCGCGACCCGTGAAGATCGTCGTGGCCGGTGGCTTCGCCGTCGGCAAGACGACGTTCG
It encodes the following:
- a CDS encoding roadblock/LC7 domain-containing protein, producing the protein MNEADGQRNLDWMVSTFVRKVPGIKEAVVVSSDGLLLALSPGLERAGADRFAAVASGLIGLAYGAVGPLGGGRVNEIIVEMEQAFLLVTSISDGSCFAVVASAECDIGLVGYEMALFVRRAGAMLTPGLRAELQRALPG
- a CDS encoding DUF742 domain-containing protein, with the translated sequence MKASGRLLRPYAITGGRARASAHLAMEALVVTSADDAGRGRLVLERRTVADLAVTPISVAEISAHLQVPLGVARVLVSDMADEGLVRVHHARVDGRPDIALLERVLHGIRAL